From Mycobacterium colombiense CECT 3035:
GCGCATCGCGGTCGCCGAGGAGACCGCGTTCAACCGCACCCTGGCGGCGGGTTCCAAGCTGTTCGACGAGGTGGCTGGCACCACCAAAGCCTCTGGCGCGAAAGCGATCTCGGGTTCGGATGCCTTCACCCTGCACGACACCTACGGGTTCCCCATCGAGCTCACGCTGGAGATGGCGTCCGAGGCCGGCCTGCAGGTGGACGAGATCGGCTTCCGGGAACTGATGGCCGAGCAGCGCCGCCGCGCCAAGGCCGACGCCGCCGCGCGCAAGCACGCACACGCCGACCTGACCGCCTACCGGGAGCTGGTCGACGCCGGGCCCACCGAGTTCACCGGCTTCGACGAATTGACTTCCGAGGCAAAGATTCTCGGCATCTTCGTGGATGGCAAGCGGGTCCCGGTGGTCACCCACGGCACCGACGGGGCCGACCGGGTCGAGCTGGTGCTGGACCGCACGCCGCTGTACGCCGAGGCCGGCGGTCAGATCGCCGACGAGGGCACCATCAGCGGAACGGGCGCCGGGCAGAGCGCGCGGGCCGCGGTCACCGACGTGCAGAAGATCGCCAAAACCCTGTGGGTGCACCGGGTCAACGTCGAATCGGGTGAATTCGTGGAGGGCGACACGGTCGTCGCGGCCGTCGACCCGCAGTGGCGCCGGGGCGCCACCCAGGGGCACTCGGGCACCCACATGGTGCACGCCGCGCTGCGACAGGTGTTGGGGCCCAACGCCGTTCAGGCCGGGTCGTTGAACCGCCCGGGATACCTGCGGTTCGACTTCAACTGGCAGGGTCCGCTGTCCGAAGAGCAGCGCACCCAGGTCGAAGAGGTGACCAACCAGGCCGTGCAGGCCGACTTCGAGGTGCACACCTTCACCGAGCAGCTGGAGAAGGCCAAGGCGATGGGCGCGATGGCGATGTTCGGCGAGGCCTACCCCGACGTGGTCCGGGTGGTCGAGATCGGCGGCCCGTTCTCGCTGGAGCTCTGCGGCGGGACCCACGTGCACAACTCGGCGCAGATCGGGCCGGTGACCATCCTGGGCGAATCCTCGGTCGGTTCCGGGGTGCGCCGGGTGGAGGCCTACGTCGGGCTGGAGTCGTTCCGGCACCTGGCCAAGGAACGCGCGCTGATGGCGGGCCTGGCGTCGTCGCTGAAGGTGCCCTCCGACGAGGTGCCCGCCCGGGTGGCCAACCTGGTGGAGCGGCTCAAGGCGGCGGAGAAGGAACTCGAACGCGCGCGGCTGGCCGGCGCGCGGGCCGCCGCCACCAACGCCGCGGCAGGCGCGGAGCGCATCGGTAACGTCCGGGTCGTGGCGCAACGGATGTCCGGCGGAATGACGGCGGCCGATCTGCGCTCCCTGGTCGGTGACATTCGCGGCAAGCTGGGCAGCGATCCCGCGGTGGTCGCGCTGATCGCCGAGGGTGAAAGCGGGTCCGTGCCCTACGCCGTCGCCGCCAACCCGGCCGCCCAAGACCTCGGCCTTCGGGCCAACGACCTGGTCAAGCAGCTCGCCGCGACTGTCGACGGCCGCGGCGGCGGCAAGGCGGACCTGGCGCAGGGTTCCGGCAAGGATCCGAGCGGCATCGACGCAGCGCTGGACGCGGTCCGGTCCGAGATCGCCGTGATAGCGCGGGTCGATTGAGTGGCCTTGACACAGCACCGCTCGCCTGACCGGCCCGGCGATCCCCACCAGGACCCCGGGCGGGGACGACGGCTCGGCATCGACGTGGGCAGCGTCCGCATCGGCGTGGCCTGCAGCGACCCCGACGCGATCCTGGCCACCCCGGTCGAGACCGTGCGCCGCGACCGCGGCGGCAAACACCTGCGGCGGCTGGCCGCGCTGGCCGCCGAATACGAGGCCGTCGAGGTCGTCGTCGGGCTGCCGCGCACGCTGGCCGATCGCACCGGCCCGTCGGCGATCGACGCGATCGAGGTGGCCGACGCGCTGGCGGAAGTGCTGGCCCGCCGAGTGCCGCCCGTTCCGGTGCGGCTGGCCGACGAGCGACTGACCACGGTGGCCGCGCAGCGTTCGCTGCGCGCGGCGGGTGTGCGGGCCAAGGAACAGCGTGCGGTGATCGATCAGGCGGCGGCGGTGGCCATCCTGCAGAGTTGGCTGGATCAGCGTCGCGCGGCGGTGGCGGGGGAGCTCAGCGATGGTTGACAGCGCACGGCGGGAACGGGCCGAGCCCGAGGCGGTGGGTGCGCCGTCGCG
This genomic window contains:
- the alaS gene encoding alanine--tRNA ligase — translated: MQTHEIRKRFLDHFVKAGHTEVPSASVILDDPNLLFVNAGMVQFVPYFLGARTPEYSTATSIQKCIRTPDIDEVGITTRHNTFFQMAGNFSFGDYFKRRAIELAWTLLTNGVEQGGYGLDPERIWTTVFFDDDEAVRLWQEIAGLPEDRIQRRGMEDNYWSMGIPGPCGPSSEIYYDRGPEFGVEGGPIANEDRYIEIWNLVFMQNERGEGTGKADFEILGPLPRKNIDTGMGVERVAFILQGVHNVYETDLLRPVIDAAAARAPRGYDAGNHDDDVRYRVIADHSRTAAILIGDGVTPGNDGRGYVLRRLLRRVIRSARLLDIEGPIVGDLMATVRDAMGPSYPELVADFDRIRRIAVAEETAFNRTLAAGSKLFDEVAGTTKASGAKAISGSDAFTLHDTYGFPIELTLEMASEAGLQVDEIGFRELMAEQRRRAKADAAARKHAHADLTAYRELVDAGPTEFTGFDELTSEAKILGIFVDGKRVPVVTHGTDGADRVELVLDRTPLYAEAGGQIADEGTISGTGAGQSARAAVTDVQKIAKTLWVHRVNVESGEFVEGDTVVAAVDPQWRRGATQGHSGTHMVHAALRQVLGPNAVQAGSLNRPGYLRFDFNWQGPLSEEQRTQVEEVTNQAVQADFEVHTFTEQLEKAKAMGAMAMFGEAYPDVVRVVEIGGPFSLELCGGTHVHNSAQIGPVTILGESSVGSGVRRVEAYVGLESFRHLAKERALMAGLASSLKVPSDEVPARVANLVERLKAAEKELERARLAGARAAATNAAAGAERIGNVRVVAQRMSGGMTAADLRSLVGDIRGKLGSDPAVVALIAEGESGSVPYAVAANPAAQDLGLRANDLVKQLAATVDGRGGGKADLAQGSGKDPSGIDAALDAVRSEIAVIARVD
- the ruvX gene encoding Holliday junction resolvase RuvX yields the protein MALTQHRSPDRPGDPHQDPGRGRRLGIDVGSVRIGVACSDPDAILATPVETVRRDRGGKHLRRLAALAAEYEAVEVVVGLPRTLADRTGPSAIDAIEVADALAEVLARRVPPVPVRLADERLTTVAAQRSLRAAGVRAKEQRAVIDQAAAVAILQSWLDQRRAAVAGELSDG